The Streptomyces sp. Je 1-332 genome has a window encoding:
- a CDS encoding sec-independent translocase, with protein sequence MFSDIGPLEVVALIILAVLVFGPDKLPKLIQDASRTIRKIREFSDSAKADIRSELGPEFKDFEFEDLNPKTFIRKQLDNDELGLKEIRNGFDLKKEMAEVTDAVHGRESESSDGATGSDSASGTGGGRVDMAKKDGGLDMDKKPEKAAPADPPPFDADAT encoded by the coding sequence GTGTTCTCAGACATTGGCCCGCTCGAGGTAGTGGCGCTGATCATCCTCGCCGTGCTCGTTTTCGGCCCGGACAAGCTGCCCAAGCTGATTCAGGACGCCTCGCGCACCATCCGTAAGATCCGTGAATTCTCGGACAGCGCCAAGGCGGATATCCGCAGTGAACTCGGCCCGGAATTCAAGGACTTCGAGTTCGAGGACCTGAATCCGAAGACCTTCATCCGCAAGCAGCTCGACAACGACGAGCTCGGCCTGAAGGAAATCCGGAACGGCTTCGACCTCAAGAAGGAGATGGCCGAGGTCACGGACGCCGTGCACGGGCGGGAGAGTGAATCCTCCGACGGCGCCACGGGTTCGGACAGCGCGTCCGGCACAGGCGGCGGCCGCGTCGACATGGCCAAGAAGGACGGCGGCCTCGACATGGACAAGAAGCCCGAGAAGGCCGCGCCCGCCGACCCCCCGCCGTTCGACGCGGACGCCACCTGA